Below is a window of Zygotorulaspora mrakii chromosome 3, complete sequence DNA.
GGAAGTgagattcaaaaagatgaaagcAACATGCGTAGTGAAGAAACCACTATTTGGTCACCGTTCAAACGAGAAAGATCACTTAAAGGGACAATGAATGTTGGTTCGCAAAGCTTGGTAAACAGAGCCATAGCAAATCCACAGTCGTCACCATCTGTGACTTTAAGAGTCCTAGAATCTGCGAAAGAAACAGTGCGTCATGGAGACACAAGCCCACCTACGAGAAGCTTAAATCAGGTTGTAAAGGATAGATCTCAGAGAAGGTCAAACATGTTTGTACCGCTGCCAAACAAGGACCCTCTTATTGTTCAGCAAGCAGTTCCAGAAATACCTGCCATAAGTAAAACCGTTATCCCAACTTATACAGCTACTGCATCTTATAACCACTTGAAGCAGAAAAGTGAATCTAGCAGATCAGGAAGACTTTCATCGTCAAACCGCGATATACAATTGATGccattgaaacaaaaaaacccAAATAAAGAATCTCAAACTTCGGGTCGTGAGATTGAGAAGCTAACATCTCTAAAAGTACCGAAAGCTACAACTAGTGTTTTTGATCGTTTATCCTCTCTACCGACAAAGTCCTCTGAGAACAAAATTGCGGTTAAGCcagcagaaaaaaagatgtcatcatcatcgtcaatTGACGTGACAGGCTCACCGATGAGAAGGACGTCTTTTTCCGTTCGATCGAGTGCGATTATAGATACGTCTATACAGGAAACACTTAAAACCATattctcttcaaaaaatcgaaGTCATGTGGATCAGAAATCGTACCAGGTGGCGAAACTCCGGTCTGACAAAGCTTCCAAGAATAACAACTTACAAAATAGCGATAAATACGTTCAGGATTCTTCCCAATCAACCAAGAAGACTCTTGTACCTGTTCACAGTACGCACCTTTCAAATCTCAATAATGGTCCAAGGAAGCAAGCAAAAAGCGAGCAGCATATGTCTTCCATGGTGGAAATACCTAGTGGGATAGCTCATAACAGAATAAAGTCTCCAACGCGGCAGAACATCAACGAAACGAAGAGCGACAAATCAGCGAGCAGCCAGACAGAAAAGTCCATATCTCCAAATTCACTAACACACAGCAACTGCATTCCAACTACCATTCAGCCGTTATTCGAATCAAATGAAGTGAGGAGTCCGTCACACGATAAACGTGGCGAGAACAGGTCAAAGAATCATGATAGGCTAACCAAGTTCCAATTATTACCTCCCATCGAATCTGAAAAGGATGATTTGAAACGTAAATTAAGCAAAAGGCTCTCCGAAGTCATGAGGACGcaacaaaatcaacatCGTAGGAAGCAAGATCaacaaaagagaaagtCTAATCTCGAGGAGGATTTCAAGAGAAGAACAAGACTTTGGAATGAAACCAAAGGAGTTCCTCCAACGGAAAATTCAGCAGGTCTGTCCATTGAAGAGGACGGTAGTCCACAACACCCcgaaaataataatatctTGCATGACCTGAATGTTGTGGACCACAGAAATATTATTGGTGGAGATTCTCGCCGAAGTGACAATCGGTACGATAATGATAACGAATTAGCTAATCAAACATTGCCAGAAATCAACTCTGATTcggaggaagaagaagactATACGATCCCGTCTTGGGCCAGCCCTCCTTATCTACAGCAACAGCTCTACTTACAACAAAACTGGGatccaaaaaagatttttggCCCGTTACCGGCACTACATATCGATCAGATATTTCAGAACTCCAGGTTTAGCAGATTGAAATCACGACAATCGACAGCGAAAAATAATGCGGTTTAAAACTGGACGCTTAACTTAGTGAGAAGCTCCCCTTACGAATGATATTCTACTGAAGCACTATATTAGCTAAATACCATTCAAATTATAGGCTAGAACTACctgaaatatttgagatCCTTCTATCCAGTGCCTTTTGCTTGCTCCAATTGCTCAACCACTTCTCACTTTCGCTTTTAGGAACGAAGTAAATTTTTAAAGCATTATCAAATAGCGGCACATTAGGTTTTTCCATTTTAAGCAAATCATGAATGATGACCTTTTTACCGATTTTCACAAGACCGCCATCTTTTACCTCCATGTATGCAACTAGCTTCTTTACAGAAAAATCCTCATGCCCTTGTAACTCAAACCAGTTGGCAGGTCTCTCCATGACCAACTGAAGAAGCTCAGATATGGACGTCAATTCACTAACTTCACCAACAAAGTCAAATTCGTCTGTAGTAGGATATAATACCAATGCCGGAAATATCAATTGAGATTCGAAATCCATTGGATCTTCCAATCTAAACTTAGTCTCTCGCACCAATTCAGCTGGTTCCTTCGTATTTActatttcaatatttcttAATTTAACTGCATTATCAAGGattatttttaaattctCCCCtctcttgatttcttcttgttttttctcctcTGCTTCCTTTATCTCATGCTCTTTCTTACTTATGACTTCCTGCAATGACAGCAGAGATTTGTTCTCGGGATCAAAGGTCAAACCAAACCCAACGACACCTTCAGCCTCCCttaatttcttcaatgcaATGAAAGCTCTCCCCATTCGATAATAACACTTCAAGTTCTTTGGATTAAATTGTAAAGCTGCTTTGCAATCAGTCAAACAGCGTCCGTAGTTTCTGATTTCCAGCTCGCATGCAGCACGATTAGCAAATAGAGACTCGTTGATGTTACTGTTACCGCATTCAATCTCAATACCCTTTGTATAGAGCCCACGGGCatctttgtattttttgtgCTTATATAATGCATTGCCTTGCTTTTTAAAGTTTTCTGCTATTTCATGAGGTTCGCCCTCATATGCCAATGCTTTTAATGCTTCCAGCTCAATATTTTCACCACCTGCACCATCAGAATCATCTAGCTTGGTCATGAAAAATGGCATTCTATTCAGTTCTTCCAACACCTCATCAGTTGTTTTGCCTTGAAAATCTGAGAGTTGAGGTGGCAATGCCGGATCATTAGGACCAGCTACATATTTTTTAGGTCTCTCATAGTTCTCAGTCATACTGTAATTGAGCTGTTGGTCTTACTCCAAGTCTAGTCTCAGTTCCTGCTTCGCGATATTGTCTGTATTTGTCTTCTTCGTCTTTTCTTCGAACATCATCTTGCTTTTTTATTCGATTGATATCAGAACACAGGAAAAAGCGATTCCATCAAACTTATTTAAACCTGTTCAGGGAAGAAAACTGTATTATCGAAACTATACAGACTTAATCTAAATAATTAATTTACTGTTGGAATTTTTCCCAATTATCCGGCTTTTTGAGACCCTGCGCATCATAATATTGAACGCCACAAGCATAACCTTGAAAGGTAAAATCGTTGCCTTGGTCACAATCACAATTGTTCTCCTTATATATGGTATTATTCAATGGACAGTTATCGTATGGATTATGATGATATCCTATATCCGAGAAGTAGTGAATTTTGTCTTTagataaaaataatgaagcTGCAATGGAATGCACTGGAGCATCACCCCATCTCTCGTAAAAGAAATTACCAGTTCTGTCTAGATAATCGAAGTATTCTCTGTAAGCAGGAGACCTCCAAAAGTTCAGATTAGCgatctcaaaatttgaccAAAAATGACACAAGTTGTAGGTTTTACCTTTGTCACCAGAAATAAATTCGACCAAATTGTCATCGGCGATATAATGtggatttttcttccagaAATCCCTCGTACTTTTCCATAAAGTCTCAATCGTTCTCAAATATTCATGGATTGTAATTGTGAAACCATAGACTTTTCCCTCATCTTGCATATATTGGAAAACATCATACTTAATGTCACAATATAACCTAGTGCTTGGTTCAACACGCCAGTACCAATCATAATCttccaaaagtttttgtCTCCAGAAAAATCCGGATTGGAAGCGACACATGTGTCTGTAAGATTCAGAGCCACCGTAAATGACAGCGTCCTTGACCATTCTATCTCTCTCCTTTTTAGCTGTCTCCTGATTAACGAAATCAGGATAAGACCAGTGTTCCTTGGGAATCAATCCAAACTCTGCTTTTGAGCTGATGGTTTTATTGATCTTTGTTTTGAACTCTTCAGTAAACTCTtcgtcattgaaaaataccCATGGATAATTGAACTGATGATTGAACTTGTCTTCGACATTTTTAATTGATGGGAGAATGTCTTCCAGTTCATTGTTTCTCACGAGAACAACGAATGCTGCCTTTGGTTTTTTCCCTTTGTTGGCATAAGAAGGTGCCATGAATTCCCAAGTGCTCTTGAACGTTTGTGGCTCGTGCGCAGCATCAGCTTCCTCCGCGCTTTCTTTCAAAGCCTGTGCATTCTTATCCATTGCCGGCTCATCAAATTCCACCTTACCGTCTTCATGTTGTTGGGCTAGATTCTTCTCAACTTTCTGtctctcttcttcaacttccTTCTCCTTTTCACTTAACTGAGGAGTCTCTGAACCACGGAAATAATCAGTCACACCGGTTCCAAGTCCCTTAAACTGCTCGAGGTAGTTGATATCCGTGCTCGAAACATGATCTGACGACAAAAGTACTATGATAGTAACACAGAGACCTGCCAGCAGAGTGTATCTCAGTATTCTTTTACTAAGAAAGACTGCCATCTCGAAAACTCGATCTCAAGTTCTATATGCAACTGCTTAAtctgttttgaaatatattctGCCGAAATGGATCCAATCCTCCTCAATAGTTGCCCTTTACTGCTCTATAAAACCTATGATTGTGCACGACTTGTTGTTGCAACAGTCGAGTGATCCCCCTTGCCTGGCATCTTATATGtaagagatgaaaatttttgccATATTTAGCAAAACGCGAGAACACCGTTAAGTACCAGTAAGAATGCTAACAAGAATTCAATACAGACGCCTCAGAATGGTTGAGAGACACCTGCTTAATGAGCTGTTGTGTAACGACCATTGTTAGTACGTGAAACCACAGTAATAAGTTCCTTTATTGCCCTTGTTTATATTCATAGAGTGAAGAGCGCcatactttttttcataaagAACAGCACCGTACGTTGATGCTTTTTCAACACGGTTTTTAACAGTAAGTAGTCTTcataaaatgaaagaacCAGGAACTATCAACTCAACCATTTGTCGAAAGAGAAGTTGAGTGAAGAGAGAGTTTGTTTAAATCATTAAATAGGACTTTGAGCAGAATGACTAAGGATATGTTGGCTAAGAAGCGCTCTCGAATAATTGAATTGCTTTCAACGGAAGAGTTGCAGGAGAAGATATCAGAGCCCAGAAACACAGGAGTTGCTGTGAGCTTCCCAATCACCCGTCTGCTCAAGAATAAGAGACCTGAACCCCTGAACGGCAACCAGCAGAGTCAGTTGCATGTATATTGTATAAGGGATGCTGGCTATCACGAGTGGTGCGCGTGACATCGATCGCATACCGTTGGATAAGGGGGAGGATGAAACTGAGGTTTACTGGGACGTAATATTACTCACCGAGTCACAGCTGCTACTCCCTGCAGTGGGTGGAGGAGAACTAGGATCTAAACAGGTATACAAAGGTTTCCAAAAGCATATTGTCAAAAGGATCGGTGAATCTTTGAGCAGAATCGTGCgacaaaaaaagagcacACAAGACAATCCAAGCACTTGGAGAAGCCTGGGCGCTACTTATTACATGGTCTACTTGCCTCTGTATTTTTCTGATATAATCTGGTGCAAGTCGGGCTCTATTTATTTCCATGTTTTCTTACCAGGTTCAAGCCAAAGCGTCGGCGACAAGAAACAATCAAACGAAAAGGAGTGGTTGTTGGCTCTTTTGGAGCTTGCAAGCTCCTTTGACTGCCAGTTTTTGAGACTATACCTCAGGAGAGATGATAAAAACGGTGTTTTGACATTTCTAAGAAATTTGAACTGGATTGGTGGCAGATTGGTACCCAACGAGGACAGAAACCAATATATAATAAATTCACCATCGAACGACTCTTCCGTTCAGGATATGCTTCTGGGAGACGAAAGCTTTGTTATTTTAGAATTTGAGTGTTGAAAGCGGGAAGAATCGAACCCGGCCCgaatgaaatttgattATGTTTACTTAACAACTGGCTTGTTAACAAGGTTACCTATGTAAAATTTATGAGATATGTACTATTAAAGCAGTTTGTATTTTACTCACGAGACGTAAGGCATGTCCTACAATGGGATCGGGCTGAAATCTGCCAAGGGCTCTGCAACATCGGGTCATATCCAAAAATCATTGGCTGATAACGACAGCacaaagaataaaaactATCACGCAAGACAGAGGGCAAAggataaattgaaaaatgtcgGGAAAGGTAAACTAGCTGACAATGATTCTGAGCCTATAAAGAGATATGTACCGTTGGAAGCTCGTCGCAAGATAATCAAGCATCTCAGTAAGAGAGAGATTGAAGTACAAGTTTCGGAACTTCGAGATACGCTAGAAGACTCCAACGAGGATCATCAGGTAATAGAAAAGAGATGTGAAGAGCTGCGGACGGAGCTTTTACAAGAGTGGGAGGCTCGGCAACGGTTGGATAAACTTTACACAAGTCGAGCAAAGCgaaatgttgaagaaagCAATGAGACTAGGCCTCACCAAGCTGACTAAAAGTAGCCCAAAGACATGTGTATAACAAATTGTATAAGAGTGTTTGATACAGATATAGGCTCAAATAATACATGTGTACtgaattttcttgtttgttCACGCTTTAGGTTTCAAAGAGGCAAGGATAATTGATGATTGAAGAATAGCGCATCATTCTTCGACAATAACGGAATTaaagagaaagagaaatacAAGAAAATTGCACACTACGACTAATGTTTCATTTGGCGAAAGGCTTATATAACAACTGGAATCGCCGAGAGCAGTATTCCATTCTTATATTGGGCCTGGATAATGCTGGGAAGACCACTTTCTTGGAAACGTTAAAGATGCAGTACTCTttacattcaaaaaatctggaGAAAATAACGCCTACGGTTGGCCAGAATGTTGCACAGATCCCGATAAATAACAACTCTATATTGAGATTTTGGGACATTGGGGGCCAAGAGAGCTTGCGTGTGTTATGGCCAAAATATTATCCTCAATGTCACGGAATCATATTCGTTGTTGATAGTACCGATAGGTCACGTATAGATGAGTGCAGCGAAGCATTGAGGTCTATTATGATGGacgaagaagttgaaggcGTGCCCGTTCTGATGTTAGCAAACAAGCAGGATAGACCAGACACAATGGAAGTTCAAGATATAAAAGAAGTTTTCAACAAGATAGCTGAGCATTTAAGCGCAAGAGATAGCAGAGTGCTACCCGTTAGTGCACTCACGGGCGAAGGAGTCAGGGAAGCAGCCGAATGGCTTCTGATAAGATTACAAAGAAATAAAGCAAATAGGCCGCCGCTCTACAAGTAGTTGGCGGGCCGGCCTGCAACATAGTAGCATCATACGCCATGGCTAGAGTGTATAGCAATTGATGTAACACCTATTTAGATTGGAACTTCGGCACTGGCTGTTAAATTATActgttttcaaagatataCTTTTGCTTGTCATGCTTCTCATTCTCTGGAGATAGGTATCGATGATTGTTCCATGAGCCTTAAGGATAAATAAATTATAGATCATCATCAAGCACAATTTTGAACCCACCGATTCCGAAACTCTTACACAATAGGCGGGCTTGGCCAGAAGAAGCGCTAACATCAGAACCAGAATAGGCCAGTTGCACCAAATCTGAACTTTAAGTGGTTTACGATGAGTTTGATATGAAAAACTATGAGTTTTCTGTGAACTATATGCCTTATCTTATTATTTCTTATCGCATCGTGAACGATAAGTAAACAACCGAAAGGTAACGGGAAATGTGTTTTAAAGGGAaacaaagatttttgaGGCAACTATTACCATCACCGAAATTTAGAGATTGTACAATTGACATATACTATGAAGGGTAGCGATGGCTTAAATCACGGATTTAACCCTCGGAATCGTTCAACACTAAAGATTGTGACtattattttgttgattaTTGTTATTTTGGTGCATCTATGTGGAACTGACTTAGCGAATAGTTTAAGTTTCGACTGtcatcaaaagaacaagagATCCTCGAACAAGAAGaatgttattttttttgtcacTGATGGTATGGGACCTGCATCCTTGTCATTGACTAGATCCTTCAGGCAGTTCTCAGAAGACCTCCCCTACGGTGACATTCTAAACCTAGACAAATACTTGATTGGTTCTTCTCGTACAAGATCGTCCAATTCTCTCGTTACAGACTCAGCTGCTGGAGCAACTGCATTTTCATGTGCAGTAAAGTCTTATAACAGTGCTATCGGCGTAGACcctgaaaaaaatccatGTGGAACGGTCTTGGAAGGAGCTAAAATGAAAGGTTACATGACAGGATTGGTAGTCACCACAAGGATAACAGATGCTACGCCAGCTGCATTTAGCTCTCATGTTGACTATAGATCTCAGGAAGATCTGATCGCCCAACAGCAACTTGGAGAGTATCCACTTGGTCGCTCTGTTGACCTGATGCTAGGTGGAGGCCGGACGCATTTttattcatcaaattcagaTTCTGAATATGGATTTGGGGGATCCAGGACAGACGGGAGAAATTTAATACAGGAGGCCCAAGATGCTGGCTGGCAGTACGTCGGAAATCGGGAGAGCTTCGACTCCTTGCAATATGGTCAGAATGTTAGTTTGCCATTATTGGGGTTATTTGCTGACTACGATATCCCATATGATCTCGACAGAAGCAACAGTGATTATCCATCGTTAGAGGAGGAGGCAATTACAGCAATCAATGCTCTTACTAAGGCAACTAAGGATTCTGATCAAGGATTTTTCTTATTGATCGAAGGTTCGAGAATTGATCATGCGGGCCATCAGAACGATCCTTCAGCGCAAGTGAGAGAGGTTCTAGCTTTTGACAGAGCGTTTGAAGCAGTGGTAAAGCTGGCAAAGGAAAGCGATATCGAAACGATTTTAATTTCCACTTCAGATCATGAGACCGGCGGACTATCAGTTGCAAGACAAGTAACATCAAGTTATCCTGATTATGTGTGGTATCCAGAAATCTTGAACGAAGCCAAGCACTCCGGTGAATTTTTGAGTAAAAAACTACTCGAGTTCAGAAAGGAGGGGCATAAAGACGAAAGGGCCTTCATTTCAAGAGAATTGTTTGAGAAAGGATTAGGAATTAAGTCATACTCCCATCATGATATCTCAAGCGTTATGGAGGCAACCAATATGGGCGGTTTGAAtggaattttcaatgaaatgATCTCAACGAGAGCAAGAATTGGCTGGTCCACTACAGGCCACAGCGCTGTAGACGTTAATATCTATGCATACGCAAATAGGAAGGATGCATGGCAAGATTTGTTGGATAATTTGCAAGGAAATCATGAGAATACTGAAATCGGCGCTTACATggagaaaattttgggtATTGATCTAGCAGAGGTCACCGAAAGAGTAAAAAATACTGAACATTCTCCAAAGAGAATGAATGCTCAAGGGCAACCAGAATTTGATACATATCATCATCGAATGAGCGGAATTGAGTTCTAATGGTATacacaaatttttttaagtATAGATAAGCTCAGAGAAACTTCTTCAGACCTTCTTCAGACCTTCTTCAGACCTTCTTCCTTTCTGTTACGAGAAATTAAAAGTACGTATTAAATAAggctttattttttcattcattcGTCTCTTCAATATGATACACAAGATAGTTTGGAAGACCCCAGACCTCGTAAGTCAACCTTTTAGCCATTTTTGCAAAGCCCTCTGTTTCTATTAGGTTATAAAACGGAAAACTTGGGAACATGGCACCATCCCTATGAACATCCGCCTTTACTAAAGTGCAGCCACCACCAACGCCATCTAATGCCATGAGTTCGTTTTGTGAGTTCTTTGGCTCATAGAATTTTGCCATAAGCGGTCTCCAGGTGGCCATTTCACTGTAGCCTTCAACGATAATTTCGTCATCTCTCATTTGAGCAGCTAATTTTAAACCCTCATCACTTTCAGCCCAGTTATTGAAATCGTAGGGTCTAATTGAATTTCTATTGTTATCGCTGTCGAAGAACCTTTGGAAAACATTTGCAGCCAGAATAGGCTTATCGTGCGAAGTCATATCTTGAAGCAAAGTAATCGGCGTCTCAACAATATCGCCATCTAACCACAGAATCCATGAAGTATATGGGCCAATAGTTGAGAATAGAAGTTCATTTCTGGCTAAAGCCATTGCAGAACgtctttccttttgaacCTCCAACTTATGTCTTTCCTTCTCCATCAATTTGTCAAAACTTTGGGATGCTTGTCTCAAAATGGTGACCTTGGCGAAcctttcgtttttttttcccgtttgaatttttttgacagCAGCTTCCAATTTGGCCAATGCTGCATTTCCCGTTGTTGTACGTGGTAAAATgaatccaagttcaattaaTTCTCTTGGATAAGTTAATTGCAACAAATTTTCCCAATATTTATCATGAAAAGTTTGCATTGGTGTGAGGATCAAAATGTGTTCCTTGTTAATAGCAGCATCTTTTGTTGCCTGTAACTTATTCAAGTCATAATGCGCAATGTGGCCCTCAGGTATGATGTCTTCTACCCGGTCATTGAACAGCCAGTTTGATTTTTCCTTATACGAATACTTAGGCATTCTGTACTTGCTTGCGTAAGGGAAATAGAATGTACTTTCGTGCTCATGGGCCCATTTATGGTCTGCTATAGACTTGTGATCAAGCCCCAGCAATTGATCGGTCTGCctaaagaaaataaaatagATCATCACCAGCGACGCCAGTGGGAACCCAAATATATACCATGAGTTCTTCCTGAGGCGGTAGAACGTAAATTTTGACATATTTGAAACCGATGAATCCCCTTTAATATTGGATCAATAGAAATAATTCAATCTTTCTCCCCACCTTGTTCTCTCCAATATAGCGTAACCGACCACTCTTCTATCCTGTGCACCGTTTCTTTGATGTCACTGAG
It encodes the following:
- the SLI15 gene encoding Sli15p (similar to Saccharomyces cerevisiae SLI15 (YBR156C); ancestral locus Anc_8.507), which produces MDWVIQAAKKKTKRPPGGSRSIVESLNIFNEVVIEGQSEISSILNETDHWLKSEINTFKIVDTGTRCVGETSSMVSPEKTQSTFDMDYKLGSSLKKTVQENECEEKETPEGTKHEFPSTTPKSLAEDTTTDLVRRLPEQKIGSEIQKDESNMRSEETTIWSPFKRERSLKGTMNVGSQSLVNRAIANPQSSPSVTLRVLESAKETVRHGDTSPPTRSLNQVVKDRSQRRSNMFVPLPNKDPLIVQQAVPEIPAISKTVIPTYTATASYNHLKQKSESSRSGRLSSSNRDIQLMPLKQKNPNKESQTSGREIEKLTSLKVPKATTSVFDRLSSLPTKSSENKIAVKPAEKKMSSSSSIDVTGSPMRRTSFSVRSSAIIDTSIQETLKTIFSSKNRSHVDQKSYQVAKLRSDKASKNNNLQNSDKYVQDSSQSTKKTLVPVHSTHLSNLNNGPRKQAKSEQHMSSMVEIPSGIAHNRIKSPTRQNINETKSDKSASSQTEKSISPNSLTHSNCIPTTIQPLFESNEVRSPSHDKRGENRSKNHDRLTKFQLLPPIESEKDDLKRKLSKRLSEVMRTQQNQHRRKQDQQKRKSNLEEDFKRRTRLWNETKGVPPTENSAGLSIEEDGSPQHPENNNILHDLNVVDHRNIIGGDSRRSDNRYDNDNELANQTLPEINSDSEEEEDYTIPSWASPPYLQQQLYLQQNWDPKKIFGPLPALHIDQIFQNSRFSRLKSRQSTAKNNAV
- the CNS1 gene encoding HSP70/90 family co-chaperone CNS1 (similar to Saccharomyces cerevisiae CNS1 (YBR155W); ancestral locus Anc_8.506) yields the protein MTENYERPKKYVAGPNDPALPPQLSDFQGKTTDEVLEELNRMPFFMTKLDDSDGAGGENIELEALKALAYEGEPHEIAENFKKQGNALYKHKKYKDARGLYTKGIEIECGNSNINESLFANRAACELEIRNYGRCLTDCKAALQFNPKNLKCYYRMGRAFIALKKLREAEGVVGFGLTFDPENKSLLSLQEVISKKEHEIKEAEEKKQEEIKRGENLKIILDNAVKLRNIEIVNTKEPAELVRETKFRLEDPMDFESQLIFPALVLYPTTDEFDFVGEVSELTSISELLQLVMERPANWFELQGHEDFSVKKLVAYMEVKDGGLVKIGKKVIIHDLLKMEKPNVPLFDNALKIYFVPKSESEKWLSNWSKQKALDRRISNISGSSSL
- the KTR6 gene encoding putative mannosyltransferase (similar to Saccharomyces cerevisiae KRE2 (YDR483W) and KTR6 (YPL053C); ancestral locus Anc_8.505), whose translation is MAVFLSKRILRYTLLAGLCVTIIVLLSSDHVSSTDINYLEQFKGLGTGVTDYFRGSETPQLSEKEKEVEEERQKVEKNLAQQHEDGKVEFDEPAMDKNAQALKESAEEADAAHEPQTFKSTWEFMAPSYANKGKKPKAAFVVLVRNNELEDILPSIKNVEDKFNHQFNYPWVFFNDEEFTEEFKTKINKTISSKAEFGLIPKEHWSYPDFVNQETAKKERDRMVKDAVIYGGSESYRHMCRFQSGFFWRQKLLEDYDWYWRVEPSTRLYCDIKYDVFQYMQDEGKVYGFTITIHEYLRTIETLWKSTRDFWKKNPHYIADDNLVEFISGDKGKTYNLCHFWSNFEIANLNFWRSPAYREYFDYLDRTGNFFYERWGDAPVHSIAASLFLSKDKIHYFSDIGYHHNPYDNCPLNNTIYKENNCDCDQGNDFTFQGYACGVQYYDAQGLKKPDNWEKFQQ
- the OAZ1 gene encoding Oaz1p (ribosomal frameshifting) is translated as MTKDMLAKKRSRIIELLSTEELQEKISEPRNTGVAVSFPITRLLKNKRPEPLNGNQQSQLHVYCIRDAGYHEWCADIDRIPLDKGEDETEVYWDVILLTESQLLLPAVGGGELGSKQVYKGFQKHIVKRIGESLSRIVRQKKSTQDNPSTWRSLGATYYMVYLPLYFSDIIWCKSGSIYFHVFLPGSSQSVGDKKQSNEKEWLLALLELASSFDCQFLRLYLRRDDKNGVLTFLRNLNWIGGRLVPNEDRNQYIINSPSNDSSVQDMLLGDESFVILEFEC
- the CWC21 gene encoding U2-type spliceosomal complex subunit CWC21 (similar to Saccharomyces cerevisiae CWC21 (YDR482C); ancestral locus Anc_8.503): MSYNGIGLKSAKGSATSGHIQKSLADNDSTKNKNYHARQRAKDKLKNVGKGKLADNDSEPIKRYVPLEARRKIIKHLSKREIEVQVSELRDTLEDSNEDHQVIEKRCEELRTELLQEWEARQRLDKLYTSRAKRNVEESNETRPHQAD
- the ARL3 gene encoding Arf family GTPase ARL3 (similar to Saccharomyces cerevisiae ARL3 (YPL051W); ancestral locus Anc_8.502); this translates as MFHLAKGLYNNWNRREQYSILILGLDNAGKTTFLETLKMQYSLHSKNLEKITPTVGQNVAQIPINNNSILRFWDIGGQESLRVLWPKYYPQCHGIIFVVDSTDRSRIDECSEALRSIMMDEEVEGVPVLMLANKQDRPDTMEVQDIKEVFNKIAEHLSARDSRVLPVSALTGEGVREAAEWLLIRLQRNKANRPPLYK
- the PHO8 gene encoding alkaline phosphatase PHO8 (similar to Saccharomyces cerevisiae PHO8 (YDR481C); ancestral locus Anc_8.501), which codes for MKGSDGLNHGFNPRNRSTLKIVTIILLIIVILVHLCGTDLANSLSFDCHQKNKRSSNKKNVIFFVTDGMGPASLSLTRSFRQFSEDLPYGDILNLDKYLIGSSRTRSSNSLVTDSAAGATAFSCAVKSYNSAIGVDPEKNPCGTVLEGAKMKGYMTGLVVTTRITDATPAAFSSHVDYRSQEDLIAQQQLGEYPLGRSVDLMLGGGRTHFYSSNSDSEYGFGGSRTDGRNLIQEAQDAGWQYVGNRESFDSLQYGQNVSLPLLGLFADYDIPYDLDRSNSDYPSLEEEAITAINALTKATKDSDQGFFLLIEGSRIDHAGHQNDPSAQVREVLAFDRAFEAVVKLAKESDIETILISTSDHETGGLSVARQVTSSYPDYVWYPEILNEAKHSGEFLSKKLLEFRKEGHKDERAFISRELFEKGLGIKSYSHHDISSVMEATNMGGLNGIFNEMISTRARIGWSTTGHSAVDVNIYAYANRKDAWQDLLDNLQGNHENTEIGAYMEKILGIDLAEVTERVKNTEHSPKRMNAQGQPEFDTYHHRMSGIEF
- the MNN9 gene encoding mannosyltransferase complex subunit MNN9 (similar to Saccharomyces cerevisiae MNN9 (YPL050C); ancestral locus Anc_8.500); translation: MSKFTFYRLRKNSWYIFGFPLASLVMIYFIFFRQTDQLLGLDHKSIADHKWAHEHESTFYFPYASKYRMPKYSYKEKSNWLFNDRVEDIIPEGHIAHYDLNKLQATKDAAINKEHILILTPMQTFHDKYWENLLQLTYPRELIELGFILPRTTTGNAALAKLEAAVKKIQTGKKNERFAKVTILRQASQSFDKLMEKERHKLEVQKERRSAMALARNELLFSTIGPYTSWILWLDGDIVETPITLLQDMTSHDKPILAANVFQRFFDSDNNRNSIRPYDFNNWAESDEGLKLAAQMRDDEIIVEGYSEMATWRPLMAKFYEPKNSQNELMALDGVGGGCTLVKADVHRDGAMFPSFPFYNLIETEGFAKMAKRLTYEVWGLPNYLVYHIEETNE